A window of Daphnia magna isolate NIES unplaced genomic scaffold, ASM2063170v1.1 Dm_contigs259, whole genome shotgun sequence contains these coding sequences:
- the LOC123468001 gene encoding uncharacterized protein LOC123468001, translating to MRKSSNRRWPSCPRDPSRRLHPLPPSTRPVPEQHLEGKTVEPDSTEDVVGSGQRIIQAEKRLESTAKDLEESYVDKSIEAGKEGSEKSEDDELESTAKDLEESNVDKSIDDAHESSEESEEEENGDSTDEEQLFADTDSDSGTGIMPPQIKFLSPKVFKATPEDDAFDWLERYESTGAYNQWGDTELRANFSMYLDGAAIKWYLCSTLPTEWRDLPIRPGVGLNAADLPAVTGVRTLFLKEFQQQNYKLFQETRLRNRVQGIEEATTNYYYDVIDLCRVVDPTMAEATKVDYLFGGLRPSLVEKIVPVTTQNR from the coding sequence ATGAGAAAGTCATCGAATCGACGTTGGCCTAGTTGTCCAAGGGATCCGAGCAGACGTTTACACCCTTTGCCTCCATCTACGCGCCCGGTACCGGAACAGCATCTGGAAGGAAAAACTGTTGAGCCGGACAGCACAGAGGACGTAGTGGGAAGTGGGCAGCGGATAATCCAGGCTGAAAAAaggttggagagtactgcgaaagatcttgaagaatcttacgtagacaagagtattgaggcAGGTAAAGAAGGTagcgaaaaaagtgaagacgacgagttggagagtactgcgaaagatcttgaagaatctaacgtagacaagagtattgacgacgcacacgaaagtagcgaagaaagcgaagaagaggaaaacgggGATAGCACTGACGAGGAGCAGTTATTTGCAGATACCGATAGTGATTCAGGTACTGGCATTATGCCTCCTCagataaagtttttgagtcCCAAGGTCTTTAAGGCAACGCCGGAAGATGACGCCTTCGACTGGCTTGAGCGTTACGAGTCAACGGGAGCGTACAATCAATGGGGCGATACGGAGCTAAGGGCGAATTTCAGCATGTATCTGGATGGAGCGGCAATAAAATGGTACCTGTGCTCCACACTTCCGACGGAGTGGCGTGATTTACCCATACGACCGGGGGTTGGCCTCAACGCAGCTGATCTTCCGGCAGTAACTGGAGTCAGAacactgtttttgaaagaatttcagcaacaaAACTACAAGCTGTTCCAGGAAACACGCTTGCGGAACCGGGTTCAAGGTATCGAAGAAGCGACAACTAACTACTATTACGATGTTATTGATCTTTGTAGGGTGGTGGATCCAACAATGGCGGAAGCCACCAAAGTCGACTATCTTTTTGGGGGATTACGGCCCTCGTTGGTCGAAAAAATTGTACCCGTTACAACCCAAAACAGGTGA